The following nucleotide sequence is from Capricornis sumatraensis isolate serow.1 chromosome 5, serow.2, whole genome shotgun sequence.
TTGAAACATGCTTTTCGGTAAAAAAGAAGTCTCTGCCAATTGTACCCCAGAACTTGGCTAGCATGCTCGCCCACCACTTTGACTTTTAAAGAGGAGGGAAACAAGAGACACGGAGAGGCAGTGGAAAGTGTCTCtaaaagcaatatataaaaacatatgaaatattttataaacaaaatgaagcaaaaactgaaggagggatagttagggagtttgggattgacatgtacacactgctatatctaaaatggataaccaacaaggacccactgtacagcatagggaactcagctcaatattatgtaacaatctaaatgggaaaagaatttgaaaaagaacagatacatgtatatgtatagctgaatcactttgctgtacacctgaaactgtcacaacattgttgatcaactatactccaatagaaaataaaaagttaaaaaaaaaagaataaccacagtaaaataaactttcacttcatttcaataCTTCATTACGTTCCTGCTCCTCGAATACATTGCTGCATTcactatatatattaatattttatagttgtCTTGTAATAGTCCAGGGATGGATAAACTAGATTGCTTTAAGAAGCTTAATataaattatctattttaaaaattctgtacaTGAAAGCACAAACTTTGTTCACAGCTTTAACATGTCTATGAATTAAAGTCTGGATTTaacataatttaataatttaaactaTTGCTTACAAcactaataaattatttaatggtTATTTCTAATTATAGCCTAGAGGAGATCTAGgctgggagaaagaaagaagtcttacttttaaagaagtaaaagatTGGGGTCCAAAAATTAAGATGAATACACCTGCTGTCAACAAAATGCCACCCTCTGCAGCCAACCTGCCACTGAGATTTGGGAGGAACATGGAAGAAGAAAGGAGCACTAGGGTGATGGCCCACCTGCCTCTGAGACTCGGAAAAAATAGAGAGGACAGCCTTTCCAGACGGGTCCCAAATCTGCCCCAAAGGTTTGGAAGAACGATAGCAGCCAAAAGCATCACCAAGACCCTGAGTAATTTGCTCCAGCAGTCCATGCATTCACCATCTACCAATGGGCTACTTTACTCCATGACCTGCCAGCCCCAAGAAATCCAGAATCCTGGTCAAAAGAACCTAAGGTAAATATTTGAATGCCAATTAAATGCACATGCAGTTAGCAGAGCTAGTCTAGAAATTTTTAAACCACttacattttttcaaaagaagttTGTAAGAGTTTTTAAGTTTcttaggacttccttggtagtccagtggttaagaatccaccttccaatccAGGGGATGAAGGTTCCATCCCAACTtcactaagatcccacgtgccgcagggCAAGTAAACCCATGCACCGCAATTACTGAACCTGCCTGCTCTAAGTCCCGTGCTCCCCCTACCTTgagctacaactagagaaagcctgcatgctgcaataaagacccatcacagctaaaaagttttaaaaagagagagagaaaagaaaaaagctaagTTTGTAAGAAGGAAAAGGCACAGGGAAATGAACACCTATACATTGAGAGGTCAGTTCCTatagctcatatggtaaagaatctggctgcaatgcaggaaaccagggttcagtccctgggtcaagaagacccccaggagaaggaaatggcaagccactccagtattcttgcctggagaatcccagggctaaagtccatggggtcacaaagagttggacatgacaaagagactaacacttacacacacatacacacactgataTTAAGTTGTGAGTTAGCTTCCCCTAAACCACATATGGGTATCCCTCACATTTCTCTACAGCCACACTCTAAGAAATAACAGGCAATGATAGAATGAGGAATTCATGCCTATGAGGTATCATCCAACATTTGACTTCTCTGACATGAAAGCTCCCCAAGAGGGAGTTGTCTGCAAGTACAAAGGACACTATTTCAAAAACCCAGGTTTCAAATTCAGATCTTCTTCCTCAACTTTAAATCAAAAGTTCTTTTTCCAGAATCTCATGTTATAAATAATTCCTGTTATTATAATCATTCTTTGTATtgatatgtatttattgaatatctatgAGTACAAATCCTAGTATAAGCTACTATAAGAAGTTCAAAATTTTAATAAGCTACCTACATATTATTTTCTAGTAgagcaaatgtttaaaaaaaatttatataaaacagaACATGACTCTACCGGTAGAGTATGGCAATGAATCAGATGTCGGGAGTAGGGTGGCAATGAGGAAGAGAGATAAGTCCATGGTAAGTTTGTCATTCTAAGTGTCCATTACAAATTCAGGATCCCATCAATGTCTCACTCATTTCAAGTGCAGCACAATTCAACTCAGGTATAATTAGGCAATTAGGATCATGGCCTGCATTTGTATGTTTTCACATGCTATTGTTGTGATGGATGAGAACATTTTGCACTGCTTACATTTTAGGAGACTGGGATTCCAGAAAATAGATGATGCAGaattgaaacaagaaaaataagaaatctgGAGCCTGTCCCTAAAGACGACTTAAAGCTATAACCTGTAATCTGCAAAGAAATCTATGAAGAATGAAGTCACTGTTCTCTTGTAATAATTTATCACTCACAGCAATTTCTCCTTCTTAGTACAGCTAATATCttgaaagttaaaaaatgtaaaaaacactgtaatgtaaagatgaaataattttgTCTAAATAAAAAGAGCATTGCATACACTTAAGAAGCCTTTGGTAatggggagaagagaagaggagagagagactgaCTTAAGCCACAGCACCATCTTATGAATACAGTTACCCTccttaagtaaaaatttaaacagaGGAGCAGCCTGGCAAATTTTacaatgaatattaaataatttaacagAATAACATGTTTGACAATTAAATGAACATGAATAGTAAATCATTTCCTAACATTTTTATACACCTACTTTTTCATTGTATCAGCTGTTAGTAAATATATGATAGattgaaaatcttttttaaaaacagataaaagaaaaaagcaattatTACACACCTCTTTAAGTGTCTC
It contains:
- the NPVF gene encoding pro-FMRFamide-related neuropeptide VF — encoded protein: MEIISLKRFILLMLATSSLLTSNIFCTDESRIPNLYSKKNYDKYSEPRGDLGWEKERSLTFKEVKDWGPKIKMNTPAVNKMPPSAANLPLRFGRNMEEERSTRVMAHLPLRLGKNREDSLSRRVPNLPQRFGRTIAAKSITKTLSNLLQQSMHSPSTNGLLYSMTCQPQEIQNPGQKNLRRLGFQKIDDAELKQEK